In Hymenobacter sublimis, a single genomic region encodes these proteins:
- a CDS encoding DUF5686 and carboxypeptidase-like regulatory domain-containing protein produces MKVVSSLLCLLLLLAGAPVAWAQRVVFSGRVTEAATGQPVPFASVFVRGTSQGATADDNGRYQLTLTGPVDTLIASAIGFAPQKKKVAASPDHQTINFSLGNGSVSLGEVVVRPRENPAYAILRRVQQHKPQNDKRFLRSFEFESYNRTEVALNNLPSQLSRRKLLRQMTQVADSLGVARDANGKPVVPIFASEVLSRFYQNNEPLRRREEIRQTQMRGAAPREGSVVSQIMGSSFQDWDFYRNWQQLLGKDFISPIADGWKFTYEYELQDSVMVGQDFCYKIGVVPRRPQDLAFTGTIWISSSTYALRQLDLAVSPEANLNFVEQVRVYQEMTPTPAGGPELPRRTRVVIGIKPTKGSTGVVARFVTVNSGFVVNQPKPLPFYDRPLETLASAFDVPKNFFEQNRPDSLSREEAATLQVLDSVRQLPAVRSLLEVADVAVNGYYRAGKVDLGPILTAYSFNSIEGHRFRVGFRTTPELSRDWLLRTYLAYGTRDGRFKYGLRVQRVLDRRHWTVANFEHRQDLDQVALLDNDYALENPLFEASARLGDISSSRPLRRDLTTVALQSDLFRGFTQRVLLRHQQFRPLYPFAYYTQEPRPGAPTNDHFDLSEIVLESRYARDEVLVENNQNRRTAIGLKRWPVFTVRYTLGVDKVLGSDFRYHKLNLLVDQSIRLGQLGRTDYRLDAGYIPSTVPYPVLKTHLGNQSPFYNAGAFNLMRYFEFVSDQYVSFRAENHFEGFLLNSIPAVKQLNWRLVATGNVLWGSVREANRRIIPQEDPVNGGPLPSFRPLGRLPYAEVGYGVENIFKVARVDFLHRLTYRNSPGARTFGVKVSFQFKL; encoded by the coding sequence ATGAAAGTCGTGTCTTCGCTGCTCTGTCTGCTCCTGCTTCTGGCGGGGGCACCGGTGGCCTGGGCCCAGCGGGTGGTATTCAGCGGGCGGGTCACGGAGGCGGCTACGGGCCAGCCCGTGCCGTTTGCCTCGGTGTTTGTGCGGGGCACCAGCCAGGGCGCTACCGCCGATGACAACGGCCGCTACCAGCTCACCTTAACCGGGCCAGTCGACACGCTGATAGCCTCCGCCATTGGCTTTGCGCCCCAGAAAAAAAAGGTGGCCGCCAGCCCCGACCACCAGACCATCAACTTCAGTTTGGGTAACGGTAGCGTGTCGTTGGGTGAGGTAGTGGTGCGGCCCCGGGAAAATCCGGCCTACGCTATTCTGCGCCGGGTGCAGCAGCATAAACCTCAGAACGACAAGCGTTTCCTTCGTTCTTTCGAATTCGAAAGCTACAATCGCACCGAAGTAGCGCTCAATAACCTGCCCAGCCAGCTCAGCCGCCGTAAGCTGCTGCGCCAGATGACCCAGGTAGCCGACAGCCTGGGCGTGGCTCGGGATGCTAACGGCAAGCCGGTGGTGCCCATCTTCGCCTCCGAGGTGTTGTCGCGCTTTTACCAGAACAACGAACCCCTGCGGAGGCGCGAGGAAATTCGCCAGACCCAAATGCGGGGCGCGGCCCCGCGCGAGGGCTCGGTGGTATCGCAGATTATGGGCTCCTCGTTTCAGGACTGGGATTTTTACCGCAACTGGCAGCAGCTCCTAGGCAAGGACTTTATTTCGCCTATTGCCGATGGCTGGAAGTTCACCTACGAGTATGAGCTGCAGGACTCGGTGATGGTGGGCCAGGACTTCTGCTACAAGATTGGGGTAGTGCCCCGCCGCCCCCAAGACCTGGCGTTTACCGGTACCATCTGGATCAGCTCCTCCACCTACGCCCTGCGCCAACTGGACCTGGCCGTTAGCCCCGAAGCCAACCTAAACTTTGTGGAGCAGGTGCGGGTGTACCAGGAAATGACGCCTACCCCCGCCGGGGGTCCGGAGCTGCCCCGCCGCACCCGCGTAGTTATCGGCATTAAGCCGACCAAGGGCAGCACTGGGGTAGTGGCCCGCTTTGTCACGGTCAACTCCGGCTTTGTGGTGAATCAGCCCAAGCCCTTACCCTTCTACGACCGGCCCCTGGAAACCCTGGCTTCGGCCTTCGATGTGCCCAAAAACTTTTTCGAGCAGAACCGGCCCGACTCGCTGAGCCGGGAGGAAGCTGCCACCCTGCAGGTGCTGGACTCCGTGCGCCAGCTGCCGGCGGTTCGTTCCCTGCTGGAAGTGGCGGATGTGGCCGTGAATGGGTACTACCGGGCAGGCAAGGTAGACTTAGGGCCAATTCTGACGGCGTACAGCTTTAACAGCATTGAAGGGCACCGCTTCCGGGTAGGATTCCGGACGACGCCGGAGCTGAGCCGCGACTGGCTGCTGCGCACCTACCTGGCCTACGGCACCCGCGACGGGCGCTTCAAGTATGGCCTGCGGGTGCAGCGGGTACTGGACCGCCGCCACTGGACGGTAGCCAACTTTGAGCATCGCCAGGACCTGGACCAGGTAGCCCTGCTCGACAACGACTACGCCCTGGAAAATCCGCTGTTTGAGGCTTCGGCCCGCCTGGGCGACATCAGCAGCAGCCGGCCGCTGCGCCGCGACCTGACCACGGTAGCCCTGCAATCAGACCTGTTCCGGGGCTTTACCCAGCGCGTGCTGCTGCGCCACCAGCAGTTCCGGCCCCTGTATCCGTTTGCCTACTACACCCAGGAGCCCCGGCCCGGCGCCCCCACCAACGACCACTTCGACCTGTCGGAGATTGTGCTGGAGTCGCGCTACGCCCGCGACGAGGTGCTGGTGGAAAACAACCAGAACCGCCGCACGGCCATCGGGCTCAAACGGTGGCCGGTGTTTACGGTGCGCTATACCCTGGGTGTTGACAAAGTGCTGGGCTCCGACTTTCGCTACCACAAGCTCAACCTGCTCGTCGACCAGAGCATCCGGCTGGGCCAGCTGGGCCGCACTGATTACCGCCTCGATGCGGGCTACATCCCTAGCACGGTGCCGTATCCGGTGCTCAAAACCCACTTGGGCAACCAGTCGCCGTTCTATAACGCGGGGGCTTTTAACCTGATGCGCTACTTCGAGTTCGTGAGCGACCAGTACGTATCCTTCCGGGCCGAGAACCATTTCGAAGGATTTCTGCTCAACTCCATTCCGGCCGTAAAGCAGCTGAACTGGCGGTTGGTAGCCACCGGCAACGTACTATGGGGTAGCGTCCGGGAGGCTAACCGGCGCATCATCCCCCAGGAAGACCCCGTGAACGGCGGCCCCCTGCCCTCCTTCCGGCCCCTGGGTCGCCTGCCCTACGCGGAGGTGGGCTACGGGGTCGAGAATATCTTCAAGGTTGCTCGGGTTGATTTTCTGCATCGCCTCACCTACCGCAACTCGCCTGGGGCCCGCACCTTCGGGGTGAAAGTGAGTTTTCAGTTTAAGCTCTAG
- a CDS encoding NAD(P)/FAD-dependent oxidoreductase — translation MPTPRPARHRPLAQPLTDVDVAIVGAGSAGLSAALVLGRCLRKVVVLDGGAPRNAPSPAVQGFFTRDGTLPADLLGLGREQLTPYNSVEIREARVVEIVALEHVFELTLEGPTGRKSTLTARKVLLATGVEDELPPIDGMRELWGRGVLHCPYCHGWEVRDQPLAVYGRAKMVTGLALLVSRWSKDVVACIDGPGFLTENARRRLRQQKIQVREEPVVRLEGTPTGELQHIVFASGEKLARAAVFVHAHQHQRTPLAEKIGCRLTSKGAIWVDKKQQTTVRGLYAAGDTTPGTQQAILAAAEGSAAAISINETLTREECPK, via the coding sequence ATGCCGACCCCTCGTCCTGCCCGCCACCGCCCCCTTGCCCAACCGCTTACTGACGTCGACGTTGCTATTGTGGGGGCGGGCAGCGCGGGTCTCAGCGCCGCTTTGGTGCTGGGCCGCTGCCTGCGTAAGGTAGTCGTGCTGGATGGGGGTGCCCCGCGCAATGCTCCTTCGCCCGCCGTCCAGGGCTTCTTCACCCGCGACGGTACCCTGCCCGCTGACCTGCTTGGGCTGGGACGAGAGCAGTTGACCCCTTACAACTCAGTAGAAATCAGGGAGGCACGCGTGGTGGAAATAGTGGCCCTGGAACACGTGTTTGAGTTGACCCTGGAAGGCCCAACCGGGCGCAAGTCTACCCTGACGGCGCGCAAGGTGCTGCTGGCTACCGGCGTGGAGGACGAACTGCCACCCATCGACGGTATGCGTGAGTTATGGGGCCGGGGCGTGCTACACTGCCCCTACTGCCACGGCTGGGAAGTGCGCGACCAGCCCCTAGCCGTGTACGGCCGGGCCAAAATGGTAACCGGCTTGGCGTTGCTGGTCAGCCGCTGGAGCAAGGACGTGGTGGCCTGCATCGACGGGCCGGGGTTCTTGACGGAAAACGCCCGCCGCCGCCTGCGCCAGCAGAAAATTCAGGTGCGCGAGGAGCCCGTCGTGCGGCTGGAAGGCACGCCTACGGGAGAGTTGCAGCACATTGTGTTTGCGTCGGGGGAGAAGCTGGCGCGGGCGGCCGTGTTCGTGCATGCTCACCAGCACCAACGCACCCCGCTGGCCGAAAAAATCGGCTGCCGGCTCACGAGTAAAGGCGCCATTTGGGTGGATAAAAAGCAGCAAACCACCGTGCGGGGCCTCTATGCAGCCGGCGACACTACCCCGGGCACGCAACAAGCTATTCTGGCTGCCGCGGAGGGTAGCGCCGCCGCCATCAGCATCAATGAAACCCTGACCCGGGAAGAATGTCCGAAGTAG
- the galK gene encoding galactokinase has translation MLLASAIAASFRQNFQHEPLLVRAPGRVNLIGEHTDYNAGYVLPAAVDKEICFAVGLNQTDTIRLVAHDLQKTFSVAAANVQRSNTPWANYLLGVVAQFQKRGVDVPGFDCVFGGTIPMGAGMSSSAAVECGLAFALNTLLHTHLDRMTLAHMAQKAEHEFALVQCGLMDQFASLFGQDGQVVRLDCRSLDYEYFPFDTRAAQVVLCNSGVKHSLASSEYNTRRQECEQGVAVLREHYPQLQSLRDATLAHVQTHRAALGDVVYRRCRYVVDENLRVEAACQHLLAGDLRAFGQQMYASHAGLRDDYQVSCRELDVLVAAAQQAPGVFGARMMGGGFGGCTINLVAPDQVEQFIAHQTAAYQQQLGLPLETYTATIVAGVSALEPVVES, from the coding sequence ATGCTCTTAGCCTCCGCCATTGCCGCTTCTTTCCGTCAAAATTTTCAGCACGAGCCGCTGCTGGTGCGCGCGCCTGGTCGGGTAAACCTGATTGGGGAGCACACCGACTACAACGCGGGCTACGTGCTGCCGGCGGCCGTTGACAAGGAAATTTGCTTTGCCGTGGGGCTCAACCAGACTGATACCATCCGGCTGGTAGCCCACGATTTGCAGAAGACGTTTTCGGTGGCGGCGGCCAACGTGCAGCGCAGCAATACGCCCTGGGCCAACTACCTGCTAGGCGTAGTGGCACAATTTCAGAAGCGGGGCGTTGATGTGCCCGGCTTTGACTGCGTATTTGGGGGCACTATTCCGATGGGGGCGGGCATGTCCTCGTCGGCGGCGGTGGAGTGCGGGCTGGCCTTTGCCCTGAACACGCTGCTGCACACCCACCTGGACCGGATGACGCTGGCGCACATGGCCCAGAAAGCCGAGCACGAATTTGCCCTGGTGCAGTGTGGGCTGATGGACCAGTTTGCTAGCTTGTTCGGCCAAGACGGGCAGGTAGTGCGCCTGGACTGCCGCTCCCTGGACTACGAATACTTCCCCTTCGACACCCGCGCGGCCCAGGTTGTGCTCTGCAACTCCGGCGTGAAGCACTCGTTGGCCAGCTCCGAGTACAACACCCGCCGCCAGGAGTGCGAGCAGGGCGTGGCCGTACTGCGGGAGCACTACCCCCAGCTGCAGAGCCTGCGCGATGCCACGCTAGCGCACGTGCAAACCCACCGGGCTGCGTTGGGCGACGTGGTGTACCGGCGCTGCCGCTACGTAGTAGATGAAAACCTACGGGTAGAAGCAGCCTGCCAGCACTTACTGGCCGGCGACCTGCGCGCCTTCGGCCAGCAAATGTACGCCTCTCACGCCGGGCTGCGCGACGATTACCAGGTAAGCTGCCGCGAGCTGGACGTGCTGGTGGCCGCGGCCCAGCAGGCGCCGGGCGTGTTCGGGGCCCGCATGATGGGCGGTGGCTTCGGCGGCTGCACCATCAACCTGGTAGCCCCGGACCAGGTAGAGCAGTTCATTGCCCACCAAACCGCCGCTTATCAACAGCAGTTGGGCCTACCCCTGGAAACGTACACGGCCACCATCGTGGCGGGAGTTAGCGCCCTTGAACCAGTAGTAGAATCGTAG
- a CDS encoding T9SS type A sorting domain-containing protein, translated as MNPVIIGGAPNNTTISTAGTYVEPTGGAETTLAVGAANNVGGAGQQLFWSTNYTTQSNTTTQITYYFNRPVNNLSIRLNDVDRNTTDFIDAVTFDAYQANGVLLNMNATADATVLLNNPDYTSRTNNTILGARQNPDVEQNGTVTVTFNKPITRFVITYENRFAIADPGIQYIGIDYITWCTQANVATTLSGPARALPGSQVTYTVTTTASGDYAATGVRPQVQLSAGLNSQNPVFPAGSSYDNTTGLLTLATIPNLAVGAISTSTIRFNMPSTTIAGTASSTIDTDDSDPSDNNGSLLAARVTTTTNQAPTAQAKSATVTRNSAVFTALPALTGTDPDNDALTYTIDGSSIANIGFGTVSFVRDGIRTNLSGTDNVTLNGAEAASLEFKAVATGAATGNSGTLRYTAADGFGGVSALANYTITVGDRPAVYSSPNTYQRGAVTNNQILASVTDPDGTITNATLTGALPAGLVFYSTTTTVGNGSNQITFPAGSFVALNDNKNSPPAAGTYTFTVTTSGAANGSGTTNSIPVTIKIIGTDAVAVYSTNNVYNRDALTAGATLATVTDPDAAITSAARVTGTLGTGMNFNTTTGQFTTTSTSVPFAGTYTYTVTTTDAVGGSSTNVPVTITVRDDIEAAYSNVQAYNVDALTANSSLATVTDQDGALTSAALSSGSLPAGTTLNSTTGQFMVSNTSALTLGNYSFTVNTLDATGGKSTLNVGVTLFETESVYATTPEPSGTYSDGYALANVTDVDGPISNAVLNNSTLPAGVGLNSSTGQFTVTNRLLLRSGTYPVEVRTADATGGLTTQIVNIVIKQYPLPVTLVSFTAQAAGQDAKLTWATAQELNNDHFTVERSFDGTNFEAIGTVKGHGTTPTAHTYSFVDAKAGNKAQGTVYYRLRQVDTDGTASLTAVQLVRFGAITEVTVFPNPTSAATPTRLNLSTLAAGTYQVIVTDLAGRTVRTLSQQGGTTEVINLHGLPQGSYFITIKGNGQSFTKRLVKE; from the coding sequence TTGAATCCAGTAATTATTGGGGGAGCACCTAACAACACTACTATCAGCACGGCCGGCACTTACGTGGAGCCGACTGGCGGAGCGGAAACTACGTTGGCTGTTGGAGCAGCCAATAACGTAGGCGGCGCGGGGCAGCAGTTGTTCTGGTCTACGAACTATACGACCCAGAGCAATACCACCACCCAGATTACGTACTATTTCAACCGGCCAGTAAATAACCTCTCCATTCGCCTGAATGATGTTGACCGCAATACCACAGACTTTATTGACGCGGTAACCTTCGACGCATATCAAGCCAACGGTGTTCTGTTAAACATGAACGCTACGGCGGATGCTACTGTGCTGCTAAACAACCCTGATTACACTTCCCGGACCAATAATACGATTCTGGGCGCTCGGCAAAACCCAGATGTTGAGCAGAATGGTACCGTCACCGTTACTTTCAACAAACCCATCACTCGCTTCGTTATTACCTATGAGAACCGCTTTGCAATTGCGGATCCAGGAATTCAATACATTGGTATTGATTATATTACTTGGTGCACACAGGCTAACGTTGCTACTACCCTCAGCGGGCCGGCCCGGGCTCTTCCGGGCTCCCAGGTAACTTATACGGTAACTACTACTGCCTCCGGCGACTACGCCGCCACTGGGGTGCGCCCACAGGTGCAACTGAGCGCAGGCCTAAACTCGCAAAACCCCGTGTTTCCAGCTGGCAGCAGCTACGATAATACTACAGGCCTGCTCACGCTGGCTACAATTCCTAATTTGGCCGTAGGCGCTATCAGCACCTCCACTATTCGGTTCAATATGCCTTCTACTACTATAGCAGGCACAGCAAGCAGCACCATTGATACGGACGATTCGGACCCATCGGATAACAACGGCTCTCTGCTAGCGGCCCGGGTAACCACAACTACAAATCAAGCACCTACAGCCCAAGCCAAATCGGCTACAGTAACCCGCAATTCGGCCGTATTTACTGCTCTGCCAGCCCTAACTGGCACTGACCCGGATAATGATGCCCTCACCTATACAATTGACGGATCCAGCATTGCTAATATCGGTTTCGGAACCGTATCGTTTGTACGGGATGGTATTCGCACGAACCTAAGTGGCACTGACAACGTGACGCTGAATGGCGCAGAAGCAGCCAGCCTGGAATTTAAAGCAGTAGCTACGGGAGCGGCAACTGGTAACTCAGGAACTTTGCGCTATACGGCTGCCGACGGGTTCGGTGGTGTTAGTGCCTTAGCTAACTATACCATTACGGTGGGCGACCGGCCGGCAGTGTACTCCTCACCCAATACGTATCAGCGCGGTGCCGTAACCAATAACCAGATATTAGCATCCGTTACTGACCCTGATGGTACAATTACTAACGCTACGCTAACGGGCGCTTTGCCAGCCGGACTAGTATTTTACTCAACCACAACTACTGTCGGAAACGGCAGCAATCAGATTACTTTCCCAGCTGGAAGCTTCGTAGCCCTAAACGACAATAAGAACTCGCCGCCAGCAGCTGGCACTTATACTTTTACGGTTACTACTTCGGGCGCTGCTAACGGTAGCGGCACTACCAACAGCATCCCTGTGACCATTAAGATTATAGGTACTGATGCTGTCGCTGTTTACTCTACCAACAACGTTTACAATCGAGATGCACTTACTGCCGGTGCTACGCTGGCTACGGTAACTGACCCCGATGCAGCCATTACCAGTGCCGCCCGTGTAACGGGCACATTGGGGACCGGCATGAATTTCAATACTACCACTGGTCAGTTTACCACTACTTCTACCTCCGTTCCTTTCGCTGGCACCTACACATATACCGTAACTACCACCGACGCAGTTGGAGGTAGTTCAACTAATGTTCCCGTAACTATTACGGTTAGGGATGACATAGAGGCCGCTTATTCGAACGTGCAAGCCTACAACGTAGATGCTTTGACTGCTAACAGTTCTCTGGCGACAGTAACAGACCAAGATGGAGCCCTCACATCGGCGGCGCTTTCCTCCGGCAGTTTGCCCGCAGGCACCACGCTGAATTCTACTACTGGCCAATTCATGGTTAGCAATACTAGCGCTTTAACACTTGGCAACTACTCCTTCACGGTAAATACATTAGACGCAACCGGTGGCAAATCGACTCTTAACGTAGGTGTTACTCTGTTCGAAACAGAATCGGTATATGCTACCACTCCCGAACCGAGCGGAACTTACTCGGATGGCTATGCCCTCGCCAATGTAACTGACGTTGATGGCCCTATTTCCAATGCCGTCCTGAATAACTCTACGTTGCCCGCAGGGGTGGGCCTGAACAGCAGCACTGGCCAGTTTACCGTGACCAATCGACTCTTGTTGCGCAGCGGTACCTATCCGGTGGAGGTAAGAACGGCGGATGCTACCGGCGGCTTGACCACGCAAATAGTTAACATTGTTATTAAGCAATACCCCTTGCCCGTAACACTGGTAAGCTTCACAGCCCAAGCGGCTGGCCAAGATGCTAAGCTGACCTGGGCTACGGCTCAGGAGTTGAACAACGACCACTTCACGGTGGAGCGTAGCTTCGATGGTACCAACTTTGAGGCCATTGGCACGGTCAAAGGCCACGGCACTACCCCCACGGCGCACACCTATAGCTTCGTGGATGCCAAGGCAGGCAACAAAGCCCAGGGCACGGTGTACTACCGCCTGCGTCAGGTGGATACCGATGGTACCGCCTCGCTCACGGCAGTACAACTGGTTCGCTTTGGCGCTATCACGGAAGTAACAGTGTTCCCGAACCCAACTTCGGCCGCTACGCCTACCCGCCTGAACCTGTCTACGTTGGCTGCGGGCACTTATCAGGTAATCGTAACCGACTTGGCGGGCCGCACGGTACGGACGCTTTCCCAGCAAGGTGGCACTACGGAGGTTATTAACCTCCACGGCCTGCCCCAGGGTAGCTACTTTATTACCATTAAAGGCAACGGCCAGAGCTTCACCAAGCGCTTAGTGAAAGAGTAA